A stretch of Zonotrichia leucophrys gambelii isolate GWCS_2022_RI chromosome 19, RI_Zleu_2.0, whole genome shotgun sequence DNA encodes these proteins:
- the PIPOX gene encoding peroxisomal sarcosine oxidase, whose protein sequence is MTAPSQPQKSTYDVIVIGAGIQGSFTAYHLAQRHQDTLLLEQFLVPHSRGSSHGQSRIIRSAYPQEFYSRMMPECFRLWQQLEAETGTTLYRQTGLVLLGPPGEPELEACRRNLGIEEVLDAAALSRRFPGFQMQAGQVAVLDSTAGVLFADRALRAVQEVFRRHGGTLRDGEKVLSIQPGATVTVTTTAGVYKAPRLIITAGAWTGAFVEQLGLRLPLQPLRINVCYWREKQPGSAGLGSVSPCFLTLGLSQAPHGIYGLPSIEYPGMMKVCHHHGSPTDPDKRDQAPRSDIALLSSFISSYLPGLESQPAVMETCLYTNTPDEDFILDRHPKFSNIIIGAGFSGHGFKLAPVVGKLLCELSLGEEPSYNMAHFAITRFPGVLGAAQ, encoded by the exons ATGACTGCGCCAAGCCAGCCCCAGAAATCCACCTACGATGTCATTGTCATCGGGGCCGGCATCCAGGGCTCTTTCACCGCCTACCACCTGGCCCAGCGCCACCAGGacactctgctgctggagcag TTCCTCGTGCCCCACTCTCGGGGCAGCTCTCACGGGCAGAGCCGCATCATCCGCAGCGCCTACCCCCAGGAGTTCTATTCCCGCATGATGCCCGAATGCTTCCgcctctggcagcagctggaggccgAGACCGGCACCACCCTCTACag GCAGACGGgactggtgctgctggggccgCCGGGAGAGCCGGAGCTGGAGGCCTGCAGGAGGAACCTGGGTATTGAGGAGGTGCTCGACGCCGCGGCGCTGTCCCGGCGCTTCCCTGGCTTCCAGatgcaggctgggcaggtggCCGTGCTGGACAGCACCGCCGGGGTGCTCTTCGCCGACCGGGCACTGCGGGCAGTGCAG GAAGTTTTTCGCCGACACGGGGGCACCCTGCGGGACGGGGAGAAGGTGCTGAGCATCCAGCCTGGGGCCACGGTCACCGTCACCACCACTGCTGGGGTGTACAAAGCCCCCCGGCTCATCATCACGGCTGGAGCCTGGACTGGTGCCTTCGTGGAACAGCTGGGTCTCCGCCTGCCACTGCAG CCCCTGCGCATCAATGTCTGCTACTGGAGGGAGAAGCAGCCTGGGAGTGCTGGCCTGGGCAGTGTCAGCCCCTGCTTCTTGACCCTGGGGCTGAGCCAAGCCCCCCACGGCATCTATGGGCTGCCCTCCATTGAGTACCCAGGGATGATGAag gtgtGCCACCACCACGGCAGCCCCACCGACCCAGACAAGCGGGATCAGGCCCCCCGCTCTGACATCGCTCTTCTGAGCAGCTTCATCAGCAGCTACCTGCCTGGGCTGGAGAGCCAGCCTGCAGTGATGGAGACCTGCCTCTACACG AACACTCCAGATGAAGATTTCATCCTGGACCGGCACCCCAAGTTCAGCAACATCATCATTGGTGCTGGCTTCTCAG GCCATGGGTTCAAGCTGGCGCCAGTGGTGGGGAAGTTGCTGTGTGAGCTGAGCCTGGGCGAGGAGCCATCCTACAACATGGCCCATTTTGCCATCACTCGTTTCCCTGGTGTGCTCGGGGCTGCACAGTAG